The DNA window CTCGTGATTACTTCTAATAAAAAAATAATTGCTCTCGATTGCAAAGTGACAGTTGATGACAATGCACTTTTGAAACAAAAAACATTGGCCGAACTTCGCGATTGGTCACAAAATGATTCTAAAGAAGCTGAGGCTTTTAACGCTGGATTAAACTATATTGCACTTAATGGAAATATTGGCTGCATGGTTAATGGCGCAGGTCTTGCTATGGCTACCATGGATCTTATTAAACTTTATGGTGGAGAGCCTGCAAACTTTTTAGACGTCGGTGGTGGAGCAACTGCTGAAACTGTTGCGAAAGCTTTTAAAATTATTCTTGATGATAATAACGTGCAAGTTGTTTTAGTGAATATTTTTGGCGGTATTATGCGTTGCGATATTATTGCCGAAGGCATTATTGCAGCAGTCAAAGAAGTTGGCATCCAAATACCTATAGTGGTGAGATTGGAAGGTACCAATGTGGATCTTGGCAAGAAACTTTTACAAACAAGCGGCTTAAATATCAAAGCTGCGAATTCACTTACTGAAGCGGCAACTATCGCGACTAGTCTTATAAAAAAATAAATGTCTATTCTTATTAATAAATCTACCAAAGTAATTTGCCAGGGTTTTACTGGTAAACAGGGCACCTTTCACTCAGAGCAAGCACTCGCTTATGGTACAAAATTAGTAGGTGGAGTTACGCCTGGTAAAGGGGGCACATCTCATCTTAATCTACCTGTATTTAATACAGTAAGAGATGCTATTAAAATGACTAGCGCTAATGCTTCAGTAATTTATGTCCCCCCTGCTTATGCCGCAGACTCAATTATCGAGGCTTCGGAAGAAGGTATTGAAATTATTGTATGTATTACAGAAGGCATTCCAATTCAGGATATGATTAATGTTAAGGCAGCTATACGCGCTAATCAATCAAAGCTTATTGGTCCTAACTGTCCCGGTGTTATTACACCTGGCGAATGCAAGATTGGCATTATGCCTGGCAGCATTCATTTGCCCGGATCGATTGGTATTATTTCAAAATCAGGTACATTAACTTATGAGGCTGTTCAGCAAACTACCACCCTTGGTTTAGGTCAAAGCACATGTGTTGGTATTGGTGGAGATCCTATCAAAGGACTTAATTTTATTGAATGCTTACAAATGTTTGAGGAAGATAAAAATACTAAGGGTATTATCTTAGTCGGTGAAATTGGCGGCTCGGATGAAGAAGTGGCTGCTGAATACATTAAACAACATATCAAAAAACCTATCGCAGGTTATATTGCCGGCATCACAGCTCCCGAAGGAAAACGAATGGGTCATGCAGGCGCCATTATCTCTCAAGGCTCTGGTCTTGCAATAGATAAAATAAATGCATTGGAGAAGGTCGGTGTCAGCATGTCAAAATCCCCTGCAGACATGGGTCTTACCATGCAAGCTTTATTAAAAAAATAAAATTGTACAAAAAAACTCTTTTTTTCCTCCTTTTAATTGCTTCTTTGTTTGCATCAATTGCATATACTGAAGAATCTGTGAATTATCTTTTAACGGCAGCCTCAAAAGGTGACGTTGAAACAGTAAGCGCTATTCTAGAGAGTGGCGGCAATCCAAATACTAAAGATGAGGATGGTGTCACAGCACTAATGTATGCTGCAAGAAAAGATATGGATAAAATTGTAGCGCTTTTAATTAAAAAAGGTGCGGCAGTGAATGCAACAGAAAGTAATGGTTGGACTGCATTAATGTTTGCAGCCAAAAAAAACTACGTACGATCAGCTCAATTATTATTAGACAATGGGGCAGATCCAAAAATAAGAGACAATGATGGATGGAGCGCATATGGATTAGCAGCTATATCAGGATTTCACGAGACTGTAGATCTTTTAATCAAACGCGGTATTGACCCGAATAACACCAACGATGCTGGGCAAACTGTTTTAATGTATGCAGCCAAAAATGGTGACATTAAAATAATTCAAACATTACTAGATCATGGTGCCGATCCAAATATGACAGACAAATATAAATGTAGTCCTCTAATGTATGCCGCCAGAGAAGGTAATGCAGGCGCAGCAGCCCTCTTTATAAAACGTGGCGTAAAAGTTGATTATGAAGACCAATTTAGCTGGACAGCACTGACATGGGCTACTAAAAAGAATCACTTACCTGTCGCCAAGATCCTCATAGAAAACGGCGCTAATATTGATCGCAAAGATTCTGATGGCACACCTATTCTTCATTACGCTGTAGCAAATAAATCTAAAGAAATGATTCAGCTTTTCATTGACGCAAAAGTAAATTTAAAAGCAAAGGATCGTTATGGATTAACAGCTCTTGTATACGCGCTTAAAGCTAAAAACACTGAAATTGTTGATCTAATTAAAAATGCAGGTGGTGGTTACTAAAAATCATGAAAATAGCCCTAGCGCAAATAAATTCATTTGTTGGTGATATAGAAAAAAATAGTAACCTTATTATTAAGCGCGCCAAAGAAGCTTCTAATAAAGGAGCTGAAATATTTATTACTCCTGAGCTTTCTATATGCGGCTACCCGCCTGAGGATCTGGTTTTAAGAGAAGATTTTCTTGATGCATGCACAAAAGCATTAAAAAAAATTGCGAAAGCCTTACCTTTCATAAAGGTTATCGTAGGGCACCCATTAAAAAAAGATAGTAAAATATATAATTCAGCCTCCTTAATTTTTAATGGAAAAATTCAAGGTACCTATTCGAAACAAACGCTGCCAAACTATGGTGTATTTGACGAAAATAGATATTTTAAATCAGGTGAAAAAGAATTTATTTTTACACATAAAAATTTAAAATTTGGTCTTCTAATATGTGAAGATGCCTGGAGTTTTTTACCAAGCAAATTACTCAAAAAAAAATCAGTTGATAGCATTATTGTAATTAATGCATCTCCTTATGAAATAGAAAAATCTAATACCCGAATAAAAGTTATTTCTAAATTAGCGAGAGAAACTAAATCCACTGTGATCTACCTCAACGCAATTGGAGGCCAAGATGAGCTGATATTTGATGGTGGTTCTTTCGTTGTCAATAAAGAAGCAAAACTCTTACATCAATCATCCTTCTTTAAGGAAGAAACAGCCATTATTGATGTTTTTTCAAAAACAATTATTAAATTTAATAGGCATAAAATCTCTTATCATAAGGAGGCACATCTATATGAAGCGCTTAAATTAGCACTCAAAGATTATGTAGTTAAAAATAATTTTAAAAACCTATTTATAGGCTTATCCGGTGGCATTGATTCTGCTCTAGTTTTAGCGTTGGCAAGCGACACATTTGATAAAAAAAATATTACTGCTGTTATGATGCCCTCAGAATTTACTGCAAAATTAAGTATTACAGAGTCTCGAAGAATGATTAAAAATACTGGCGTGAATTACAAGGAAATAGATATTCAATCTATTTTTAAACTTTTCAGAAAAACATTGTCTAGTGAATTTAAAAATAAGCCTTTTGATACTACCGAAGAAAATATACAGGCTCGTATAAGAGCTGTTTTATTAATGGCGCTATCTAATAAATTTAATGGAATTGTAATATCAACAAGTAACAAAAGTGAAACTGCTGTTGGTTACTCAACGCTATATGGCGATATGGTGGGAGGTTTTGCCCTTCTTAAAGATGTGCCAAAAACATGGGTTTATAAATTAGCAAATTATAGAAATTCAATATCAACTATCATTCCAAATAAAATAATTAAGAGGCCGCCAACGGCTGAACTTAGGCCTAATCAGTTAGATCAGAATAGTCTGCCTAAATATGAAATTCTTGATAAGATAATTGAGCTTTATATTGAAAAAGATTTGTCTATAGACTCTATTGTAAAAAAAGGTTTTTCTAGTAAAAATGTTAATCACGTTGTAAAGTTAATTAATGATAACGAATTCAAAAGAGCCCAAAGTCCAATAGGTCCAAAAATTACCAAAAGGGCTTTTGGCAAAGACAGAAGATACCCCATTACCTTTAAACATTAATGCATACAAAGAGGGAAGATAGATGAAAAAAATTGAAGCAGTTATTAAGCCATTTAAATTAGATGAAGTAAGAGAAGCCCTTTCCGAAATTGGTATTAATGGAATCACGGCTACCGAAGTTAAAGGCTTTGGAAGACAAAAAGGACATACGGAACTCTACAGAGGGGCAGAATATGTAATTGATTTTTTACCTAAAATCAAATTAGATATTATCGTTTCAGACAAAATGGTTAAAAAAGTGATTGAAGCAATATCAACTGCCGCACATACAGGCAAAATTGGTGATGGCAAAATTTTTGTCAGTAATATCGAAGAAGTGGTAAGAATTAGAACGGGCGAAACAGGCGAATCTGCTATTTAATTAGAAATAACTTTCTTACTTTTTCTAGGTCTTCAAGTGTATCAACGCCTGTCATTGGAATGACAGTTGATGCCACAACACCAATTTTGTGTCCTGCATATAGAATTCTAAGTTGTTCTAACTTTTCAATATCTTCTAATTCAGCCTGCCCTATATCCTTATAGCCTTTTAAAAACTTGACTCGGTAAGCATAGATACCAATATGTTTATAGAATCCTTGCTTTCCTATGATCTTTTGAGTGAATTCATCTCTCGGAAAAGGAATGGGCGCTCTACTAAAATATAATGCTTGAGAATTTTTATCTAATACGACTTTGACGTTATTTGGATTAATAAAATCATTATAATCTGAGATGGAATGGCACGCCGTAGAAACAAAAATGTCTTTTTTATTTTCCAAATATTCAGCAACCTGATTAATTAATAAAGGATTGATAAGAGGTTCATCACCTTGCACATTCACAATAATCTCATTATCTGACCAACCCATTAAGTTAACGACCTCTACTACACGGTCGGTGCCAGATTTATGATTGACATTAGTCATGATTGCTTTGTAACCAAAATTTTCAACAACATCAAAAATCTTTTGGTCGTCAGTTGCAACCACAACCTCATTAGACTTGCTTTTTAATGATTGTTGCACAACATGAATGACCATTGGGATGCCACCGATATCCAAAAGAGGTTTTCCCTCTAAACGACTGCTTTGGTATCTCGCTGGAATAATAATTTTAAAAGTCATGAATAATCTTCATTATCTTTAAGCAGCCTCGCTTCACTCTCAAGCAAAATAGGAATACCGTCTTTAATAGGATAAGCAAGCTTGGCAGACTTTGATATGAGCTCATTCTGATCTTTTTTATAAATTAATGGGCCTTTGGTTACTGGGCAAACTAAGATTTTTAGTAGATTTTTATCCATGGCTTATATGCTTCAACTTTTTTAAAATAACGTCGATAAACTTCGAATTTATTTCGGCAGAAACTGGCAAATACCAAAAGTTATCTTGAGCAAACTTCTCGCATTTCACAGCATCTTTCTCAGTCATTATAATATTCTTATCATCCATAGTTTTAAAATCTTTTTTTGTAAATCGATAATGATCTTTATAGGCGGAACTATCAAATACTAAACCAAGCGATTTAAGATCATTAAAAAATAGATCTGGATTCCCTATGCCAGCTATGGCATGAATATTCCTTAAGCGAATCTTATTTAATGAAATCTCTTGATTGGTCTTTAGATTTATTAAAACCTCTCTCTTATATTTCATGAGGTAACTGCCATCTATCACTTTTTTATGATTGCATACAATGATATCTACATCATTTAACTTATATATAGACTCTCTTAGCGGTCCTGCTGGCAAAAGATATCCATTTCCAAATTTCCTAGTACCATCAATTACTATTACTTCTACATCGCGCATTAAACGATAATGCTGAATGCCGTCGTCAGATAAAATGACGTCTATTTTTTTATACTTCTTAATAAGTGCTTTTGCTGCCATCACTCTATCTTTTGAAACAAAAACTGGCATACGGGTACGCTTTTGGATCAAAATCGGCTCGTCCCCTACCTCATCTGTATTGCTTTTTGGATTAACTTCAGCAGCATCTATTACTTTGGAGCCATATCCTCTGCTTACTATACCGGGATGATATCCATTTTTTTTCAATTCATTTGCAAGATGGATAACTAAAGGGGTTTTCCCTGTCCCACCGAGCGTAATGTTTCCTACAACAACCACAGGGACTTTTAATTTGTAAGATTTTAGAAAATTAAATTGGTAAAGATATTTTCTAGCATAAGATATTAAAAAAAATATTGCTGATAAAGGAAGAAGCAATAAAGAAGCTGGGCTTTTTGAGTAATGTATTTTAGAGAGAACTTCTTCGTATGCAATCAAAATATTACTTTAGCCCTTTTTTGTAGAGTACTGCATAATGCTTACAGCGCCTAATCAATTCTTTGTGAGTCCCGACATCAATGACTCTTGATTTTTCAATCACAACGATTCGATCAGCATTTAAAATTGTAGAGAGTCTATGGGCAATAACTAAAGTTGTTCTATTTTTCATTAAATTGTCTAGAGCTAACTGAACATATTTTTCAGAATGAGAGTCGAGCGCAGATGTAGCTTCATCGAGGAGCAATATAGGTGCATTTTTTAAAATTGCACGGGCAATTGCAATTCTTTGGCGCTGCCCCCCTGATAATCGCAAACCTCTATCCCCAATTTCGTGGTCTAATTGATTTTCAAGAGGCTCAATAAACTCCCATGCGTTAGCTGCTATAGCAGCTTTTTTTACCTCTTCTTTATTTACCAATCGATCTGCGGCACCATAAGCTATATTATTCATAATAGTGTCATTAAATAAAATCGTATCTTGACTCACTAAGGAAAACTGACTTCGCAAATTTCTTAACTTGAGATCTTTAATATTAATACCATCTAATGATATTTGGCCCTGTTCAATTTCATAAAATCTGGGCAGTAAATTAATTAGCGTTGTTTTCCCTCCGCCTGATTTGCCAACAAGCGCTACTTTTTCCCCGGGCTTAATATTTAAATTAATACCTTCAAGAATATTATGTTTACTATCATGATATTTGAATGTTAAATCAGATATTTTTATATATCCTTTTGCGCGCTTGATAGATTTTGAGCCTCGATCGATCTCGGAAGCTTCATCCATCAATCCGAATACGCTTCTTGCAGCTGCAATAGCAATTTGAACTTTATCATTTATTAAAGTTAGGCTCCTAATTGGGGAAATAATCATTAGCAAAGCCCCAAAAAAAGCAGCAAATTGCCCTGCGGATAGTTTACCAAAGGAATAAAAAGCAATACCAGATAATGCAATACCCGCCAAAACTTCAACCGTGAAAGAATTTAATGCACTTATTCTTACAAGCTTAGTTTGTGCTTTTCTTATTTTTTCAGAAATCTTAGTAAATCGACTAATTTCATATTTATTTGAGCCAAAAATTTTAACAATTCTTTGGCCTGAAATGGCTTCATCTGAAGACATTGTGAGTTCCCCCATGGCACGCTGGGAAATGGTCCCAGCATTTCTCAACCTGGGTGACATCATCCTTAAATAATAAGTAAGCAAAGGGGCCAATAAAAAGAATGTTAAGGTAAGTTTCCAGTCCAAATAAATCATGTAAGAGATAATCCCAATAACACTTAATCCGTCCTTAATAAAATAAAAACCAATATCTGTAATGAGCTCTGAAAGCTGCTGAACATCATTAGTTATTTTAGAAACGATGTGACTTGAAGAATTTTTATCAAAAAAATTAACTGGTAACATCATAATTTTCTTAAAAAGATCACATCTAATACTTTCAACAGTTCTCATTGAAATTGATTTTAAAAAATAACTTGAAAATAATCCTGACAATGCTCTTATAAACATTACCAGAAGCAAAAGAAGCGTCAAGGAAACTTGTTTATGTCCAGAATCAGATCCAAATCCGTGATCTGTAATCTTTTTTATAGTGGCTAAAAATGCTGCATTAGTTAAGGACAAAACAACTAGCGAGATAAAACTTAAGAATAAAATAATCTTATGTTGCCAAGTATATTTAAAAAGTCTTTTGTAAAGATACTTAAGATTAATAGACTGTGATGAAGTTATTTTTTTAATATTTTTTGACATTAGGCCAAGAAAAAACTAAACTTTTCTAAAGTCTAATTAATTTTTGTAGAAAATGTAATATGAGTTAAGCCGGCTTGCCTTGAGGCTTCCATAACGTTAATTACTGATTGGTGTTCGCATTTTGCATCTGCATTAATGATCACAGGAATTTCTTTTTCGCCTTTAGACGAATTTTTTAAGGCTGCAATAATAGACTCAAGGCTCTTATTTGGAAGCTGTGTTTCGTTGACCGAATAAACACCATCGGCAGTAATGGATACGTTAATAACATTAGGCTTTTTATCGGGGCTATTAGCTTCAGCGGTCGGAAGATTAATTTTTAATTCGCTAAATCTAGAAAAGGTTGTACTCACGACAAGGAAAATAATAATAACCAATAATACGTCGATTAAAGGAACCAAGTTTAATTCCATTTCTTCGTGTTTTTTTCCTCGTTGAAAATTCATATATAATCCTAATTATTTATTTACGAACACCCATAGATTCAATTAGCTTAAGAGCTTGTTGCTCCATATCAAAAATTAAATCATCTACTTTAGATCTAAAAAAGCGATAAAAAATCATTGCAGGAACCGCTACAACAATACCCGCTGCTGTATTGTACAAAGCAACAGAAATACCTCTTGCAAATACAGCTACATCATGACCGCTATTTGTAAATGAGCTAAAAAGATCGACCATACCTATGACCGTTCCCAAGAGTCCTAAAAGAGGAGCTACTGCAGCAATTGTGCCCAATGTTGGCAAGTACTTTTCAAGCTTGTAGTTCACTGCTCTACCTGACTCTTCTATAGCCTCTTTAATATGAGCTGCGGATGTATTTGAATTAAGAAGAGCGCTTGCAAAAATTTCACCTAAGAGAGAGTGCTCTCTGATTTTTGCAATTACATCTTTCTTTATCGAGCCTTGATTTAACAACTTCTGAACCTCAGGAAGAAGATCGCTTGGTGCAACAACCTCAACTCTTAATGACCAGAAGCGCTCACCAATTATTGCTAGGGCAATAATTGATGCAAATATGAGCGGCCAAATAGGCCATCCTGCAGCTAAAATAATTTCCCACATATCTAATTCTCCAAGTGTTTGATGAGTAATATTCTATCTTAATATTCAGTTAATTGTTTAAATCAACTTATCTTAATATTTAGTTAATTGTTTAAATCAACTTATCTTAATATTTAGTTAATTGTTTAAATCAACTTATCTTAATATTCAGTTAATTACTTAAACCAAGCTATATCTTTTTAAGCTTTCCTTGGGTTAATTTATATTGAAACTTTAATTTTGATGCAAGCTGATTATCATGTGTTACCAAGACCAGAGTTGAACGATTCTCTTTTGTTAAGTCAAGTAATAAATCAAATACAAAATGCGC is part of the Candidatus Methylopumilus rimovensis genome and encodes:
- the sucD gene encoding succinate--CoA ligase subunit alpha, which codes for MSILINKSTKVICQGFTGKQGTFHSEQALAYGTKLVGGVTPGKGGTSHLNLPVFNTVRDAIKMTSANASVIYVPPAYAADSIIEASEEGIEIIVCITEGIPIQDMINVKAAIRANQSKLIGPNCPGVITPGECKIGIMPGSIHLPGSIGIISKSGTLTYEAVQQTTTLGLGQSTCVGIGGDPIKGLNFIECLQMFEEDKNTKGIILVGEIGGSDEEVAAEYIKQHIKKPIAGYIAGITAPEGKRMGHAGAIISQGSGLAIDKINALEKVGVSMSKSPADMGLTMQALLKK
- a CDS encoding ankyrin repeat domain-containing protein codes for the protein MFASIAYTEESVNYLLTAASKGDVETVSAILESGGNPNTKDEDGVTALMYAARKDMDKIVALLIKKGAAVNATESNGWTALMFAAKKNYVRSAQLLLDNGADPKIRDNDGWSAYGLAAISGFHETVDLLIKRGIDPNNTNDAGQTVLMYAAKNGDIKIIQTLLDHGADPNMTDKYKCSPLMYAAREGNAGAAALFIKRGVKVDYEDQFSWTALTWATKKNHLPVAKILIENGANIDRKDSDGTPILHYAVANKSKEMIQLFIDAKVNLKAKDRYGLTALVYALKAKNTEIVDLIKNAGGGY
- a CDS encoding NAD+ synthase → MKIALAQINSFVGDIEKNSNLIIKRAKEASNKGAEIFITPELSICGYPPEDLVLREDFLDACTKALKKIAKALPFIKVIVGHPLKKDSKIYNSASLIFNGKIQGTYSKQTLPNYGVFDENRYFKSGEKEFIFTHKNLKFGLLICEDAWSFLPSKLLKKKSVDSIIVINASPYEIEKSNTRIKVISKLARETKSTVIYLNAIGGQDELIFDGGSFVVNKEAKLLHQSSFFKEETAIIDVFSKTIIKFNRHKISYHKEAHLYEALKLALKDYVVKNNFKNLFIGLSGGIDSALVLALASDTFDKKNITAVMMPSEFTAKLSITESRRMIKNTGVNYKEIDIQSIFKLFRKTLSSEFKNKPFDTTEENIQARIRAVLLMALSNKFNGIVISTSNKSETAVGYSTLYGDMVGGFALLKDVPKTWVYKLANYRNSISTIIPNKIIKRPPTAELRPNQLDQNSLPKYEILDKIIELYIEKDLSIDSIVKKGFSSKNVNHVVKLINDNEFKRAQSPIGPKITKRAFGKDRRYPITFKH
- a CDS encoding P-II family nitrogen regulator; protein product: MKKIEAVIKPFKLDEVREALSEIGINGITATEVKGFGRQKGHTELYRGAEYVIDFLPKIKLDIIVSDKMVKKVIEAISTAAHTGKIGDGKIFVSNIEEVVRIRTGETGESAI
- the kdsB gene encoding 3-deoxy-manno-octulosonate cytidylyltransferase: MTFKIIIPARYQSSRLEGKPLLDIGGIPMVIHVVQQSLKSKSNEVVVATDDQKIFDVVENFGYKAIMTNVNHKSGTDRVVEVVNLMGWSDNEIIVNVQGDEPLINPLLINQVAEYLENKKDIFVSTACHSISDYNDFINPNNVKVVLDKNSQALYFSRAPIPFPRDEFTQKIIGKQGFYKHIGIYAYRVKFLKGYKDIGQAELEDIEKLEQLRILYAGHKIGVVASTVIPMTGVDTLEDLEKVRKLFLIK
- a CDS encoding Trm112 family protein, producing the protein MDKNLLKILVCPVTKGPLIYKKDQNELISKSAKLAYPIKDGIPILLESEARLLKDNEDYS
- the lpxK gene encoding tetraacyldisaccharide 4'-kinase; amino-acid sequence: MIAYEEVLSKIHYSKSPASLLLLPLSAIFFLISYARKYLYQFNFLKSYKLKVPVVVVGNITLGGTGKTPLVIHLANELKKNGYHPGIVSRGYGSKVIDAAEVNPKSNTDEVGDEPILIQKRTRMPVFVSKDRVMAAKALIKKYKKIDVILSDDGIQHYRLMRDVEVIVIDGTRKFGNGYLLPAGPLRESIYKLNDVDIIVCNHKKVIDGSYLMKYKREVLINLKTNQEISLNKIRLRNIHAIAGIGNPDLFFNDLKSLGLVFDSSAYKDHYRFTKKDFKTMDDKNIIMTEKDAVKCEKFAQDNFWYLPVSAEINSKFIDVILKKLKHISHG
- the msbA gene encoding lipid A export permease/ATP-binding protein MsbA encodes the protein MSKNIKKITSSQSINLKYLYKRLFKYTWQHKIILFLSFISLVVLSLTNAAFLATIKKITDHGFGSDSGHKQVSLTLLLLLVMFIRALSGLFSSYFLKSISMRTVESIRCDLFKKIMMLPVNFFDKNSSSHIVSKITNDVQQLSELITDIGFYFIKDGLSVIGIISYMIYLDWKLTLTFFLLAPLLTYYLRMMSPRLRNAGTISQRAMGELTMSSDEAISGQRIVKIFGSNKYEISRFTKISEKIRKAQTKLVRISALNSFTVEVLAGIALSGIAFYSFGKLSAGQFAAFFGALLMIISPIRSLTLINDKVQIAIAAARSVFGLMDEASEIDRGSKSIKRAKGYIKISDLTFKYHDSKHNILEGINLNIKPGEKVALVGKSGGGKTTLINLLPRFYEIEQGQISLDGINIKDLKLRNLRSQFSLVSQDTILFNDTIMNNIAYGAADRLVNKEEVKKAAIAANAWEFIEPLENQLDHEIGDRGLRLSGGQRQRIAIARAILKNAPILLLDEATSALDSHSEKYVQLALDNLMKNRTTLVIAHRLSTILNADRIVVIEKSRVIDVGTHKELIRRCKHYAVLYKKGLK
- a CDS encoding ExbD/TolR family protein, with translation MNFQRGKKHEEMELNLVPLIDVLLVIIIFLVVSTTFSRFSELKINLPTAEANSPDKKPNVINVSITADGVYSVNETQLPNKSLESIIAALKNSSKGEKEIPVIINADAKCEHQSVINVMEASRQAGLTHITFSTKIN
- a CDS encoding MotA/TolQ/ExbB proton channel family protein, which produces MWEIILAAGWPIWPLIFASIIALAIIGERFWSLRVEVVAPSDLLPEVQKLLNQGSIKKDVIAKIREHSLLGEIFASALLNSNTSAAHIKEAIEESGRAVNYKLEKYLPTLGTIAAVAPLLGLLGTVIGMVDLFSSFTNSGHDVAVFARGISVALYNTAAGIVVAVPAMIFYRFFRSKVDDLIFDMEQQALKLIESMGVRK